The nucleotide sequence ttttttttaagagagtACAGGTCTAAATGAGAATTTACCTCTTGCGAACTATTTTTGCCACATTCACTTAAGCAATCACCTTGAAAATGTTTCTCGGGGAGGACACAATTCTGTGTTTAAATCCACCCCGGAAATTATACTAAAACTTTTCACACTCTAAACAACTTCTTTAGCACGAAACATATAAAATGAGGTTGATAAGAAAAGAGATATGTTATGCACTTTTTTACTACATAGAATGTTTGGATAGATAAACTTCCCGTGAAGGAATCAGAAAAAATTGACTTCTTGAGACTATTCAGCGACTTTGAAATGTGAATTGCCTGAGAAAACAATCACCACTGATGAGTACAAGGAGACTCTCTCAGAGTGCTACCGTCAAAGACATGACCAAAGCTCACAAATtgcgaaaaaaaatctctaaagccaCTGTGAGAACTTTCAGGCGGGGTGGAAAACTTCAACGCCAGAGAATTTCTCTCAGGCACCTCTCTTTGAGGGGTAAAGGCGTGCGCTTTGCTTCGCAAATTACTATGCCCCAAGCGAAGGACATGGGAGAAAGCATGGGCCAAGGGAATCCGTTTTGATGCACAATAATCAATGCTGAGATTATTTAAGCTTATGATAAGTAAGATTCCTATTTTGAGTTAATTCACTATGCAAGcattacattaaaaatttataataaaaccaCTTTACGGCAACCCTGAAAAAATCagtatttttgtcaatattgtAATATTTGAGAATTTGACTAATAAAAAATTCATATACAGTAGTcgaagtaaaaatttaaatacgtattttttttaaagggggTAGAGTGAGTGCTCGGTTGCTTCGACCAACATAGTATTATTATGTTAAGTAGAGATTTGAACAAGGGACCTCAATGGCTCAATTGGTAGTACATTTTTGCTCAATGATGCAAGCGTACCGGGTTCAAATCCCTTTTATATcaccagaatttttttttggcattttggTATTCGAATTGCATTCAGTGAAGCATAACTGCACTTTTGATTCCATGTCCCGTGACAATCTCATCCCCTTTATaagaaaaaactaataaaatggATGCCCCGAATATCTCACTTGTGAGTAGGACTAGTTGGAATATCTTGTtctcattattatttatttattagaagCCTGACCAAAAATAGCAGATAAACTCGCGAAGATTGGTGCACATCAAGGCCCTGAACCAGTCTTCTGAGTTGAAAAAGAATTACGGAAAGATTACTACCAATATAACTACAGGAGTAGAGCATATAGCACTTTGGAATAAAGTGAAAGACTGTAGTTTCGCGAAATCCGTAATAGATGGATTGAATTTAAATAGATCTCAACTGCTGTTAAATCTTAACAGGGGGAACTAGAGGGTAATTATAGGAATTTACACAGGACACtggctaaattcacatcttgcAAAGTTGGGTGTGGACGTTACCTCAACTTGCAGGGGTTTTGGAGAGAGTCTGGAAACAGtagaacacattttatgttattgttccaaattctcaagccagagaattaaaatctttaagaaagaagtgCTCAGACTGGAGGATATCAAAAGAGCGGAAGCTCAGGATGTTCTGCAGTTCACTCAGTTTTCAAAAGAATCAGAGTAAGGTTTGTTGTTTAGATTTAGACATAAAGGGCTTAAATAGAGCCTGAGTGTCTGCAGCCCACAGATCGTATAGATCCCTATACAATCTATCTATTTATCTAACTATCTATCTAGAAGTCTAACCAACGATCATTTTCATAGTAACTGCTACTTACTTTAGTGTATGTGTGCACACAAGTCGTTATTTGGATTTTGTAATAAGTCAGTAGAAATTTAAAtacgtatttttattttttaattccgatctttcattaaaaatattgtaaaatgtaATTAATCATCAAATACTGCTTTTTGTTTCAAAtcaaatcgctccttggaaattacaaggggccaactcactttttggcgattttgaggttttaatgcactcaggcagagaatttaataaaatttcagatggtattagtcaataaatttcgttattagaaaagtttttcaaaattttactctttatgattgcttgctcggttttgtttgaagtcaaggggcacaaaatagatttatcgttcaaatttttgtgaaacaagggactaactcaagcaagttgatcccttgtcattcttttcatgaaaatttgggcatcattttagaatgacaaagagctctcataaaaaaaaacatattttgaaaggtaaaaatatgtgttttgatgtttataataatgctcatacaaatagaaaagaattaaattgtttttattgacatacttaattgagatacaaaagttgaatctttcatgctgtctcctgaaaaatggctcagattgagttgaccccttgtaatttccaaggagcgaaataaTCAAACCTACAATAGTAGGAATATTTCATTTGATACATGCAATTCGTGATTGATAATGGCCATAAATTTTCAAGCAAAGGGCAAGCCTAAATCAAGGACTTCAGAAAAGTTGACTTAACAATTATATCTCTCTATTCGTGTTTTTATTAATgtgcaaaaaaaagtaataattttgTTCAGTATAATTTATGGTCTATTAAACTcaaaaaaacatcaatttttcatttattattaataatcgtatcgagatatagtAATAcaaggaaattattttttactatgcTATAtccgtattggaagaatctgctaagtccattacAGACCGCCTAGGGGCGCCTTGCCGTGATGCCAATGCTTCTTTCATTCTGCCAAAGTTATTGGGggaaggcggtgcattatattacgttattattgCATGTAAAAATAGTCTAAATCAGACATTCTGATCTTTGCTCCGGGCAGGACTCGCACTTACAACTCTGAGAGTCGGGTTAGAGATCTCATCCGGttaagagccaacggtcttgcctattgcaccactgagatccccattaTCTCATTATTTTGCTTCCGAAACTtacactttaatttcttttaaaatttattgaataaaatatacaaagtaaaaTGACATAccctttcagtaaaaaaaaaaattaatcagatTCCTTTGAACCGATATCTTTTTGCTTTTgtaaatgagaaattttgaacaaatttttttttctgatttgtcACGCAAAATTAGTGGCAGTAACAAAACGAAGGGTTAAAATGAGCTCAAACTTTCAGAAGAAATGTCCATAAGACTGAACTGAATGTTACTAGAGTAATTTAAACTTAATAAAAGTAATATTATCGGAGTAGATGTTGTTTGTATGATGACCGCAATACGATCTTACGTAATAGAGTTTTAAAACCATATATGTTCGTAGGTAGAGGAAGGAAGGTTCATGTTATGTAACAaggatttaaaatgaatttgttGCAAATGGAGACTTATACTGCTTCTCAATTACAAAAAAGGAGAATTGAAGTACTAGTTTCTGTGCGTCGCATTTCTAATATCCTATCCTGAAGGTTACAAACCCTACGAATCACCTATAATGGACAAAACCGCTCAAGAAACCACCATTTACGAAGTACCACTTCACGTATGGAattcagaaaaataaatatcaattgACCAAAATATTATTACATACATTATTAAATAcagaatattatatattaaagaattatttccaaaaaatataaataaataaaataaaccgTATCTGCTTTAATTTTCATGatctaattattattattaaactttaGTTCAGATTCTAAAGGGGATATAATTCATGCTCCTTTGCTATTATAAGGCTTCTCCgatgactttaatttttttgcgtTGATTGCAATAGATGAgactataaagaatctcagaaaaaaaaattacctgaaCTGTATTCCCAAGTGATGAGAAGTAACAGCGATAGTTTGACTTATAAGCGATCTTGTGGCTGAAACTGAACATCCATCACCATCCAGTACAGCCACATTGATCTGTGACCGTGAGATCTGACACCTTGACTCCTCCTTCCGCTTCTCCTTGGCATGACTATCGCTCTTTGAGCGGTGTAATCGACAATCCGGAACTGCAAGCAATCCTGTCCACTTTTCACTCTCTCCCATTTCCTGTACTGTAGTGCGCTTAGGAAAAAGAATCACCGCGAGAGTAAAATGTACAACACCTCAACTCCCTCGAACACACTGAAATACACTGAGATTGCCAATAGAACCGCTCAGGATTTTTCCTCTGATCCGCAAAGTCGATTGATTGATTCACGTGAACCAGCATATGCATTATTTTCCATCCCCTTCCCACCCACACATCCGCTAAATTATTTTGGGTAATTGAGAGAGCGGGAGAGAAGGTAAAAACAACCACGAGGTGAAGCAATAAACGGGGCAGgtaaatgatttattaaatGCGCACAAGAGAGCACCATTTAGCGGGCCACGAGACGTGTCCAAACACCTTTAGTCAAACGATAAGTAACTCAAGAGTAAATTTTTCTCCCCAAAAATAGATGAGAATCGCCTTCGAATATCACCCCATGCACTGCTACAATATACAACTATACCCAAAGGGGCAATCAACTGGCTGATGTAGTGTCAACGATTGGTTTGGACTTCAAAGAGGAATGACTTAGTTCGTGTATATGAGTAATAACGTGGACAAAAGATTGACTTTGTGATACAGTTTTTGGGTCGATTCTCAAACAAATTCGCAATATTTCAATGCCTAGAAAGTTAGAAGAATAACTAAGtaatttaataaagttttaaatttaaacgttTTAATTGTGTCAAAAGCAAGAAGTAGAAATTTGTTTAAGATGGCGATTTAGATGTCGATTGATTCTGGAAAAAGAACTAAGACTACCTTTATCTTTTTATATCACCTGTGTAAATTTACACATCTATTTTGGATGCTTCGTAACAACATtcgttaataaaatttattacaattaaaTTATACTTATTTATAAGTAAAGACAAcattcattttgacaaaaaaaatcgacaagaccttgtatgcatttctaattcaatttaacttttattttctttgtggaaCTTATTCTTTTTTGGACGCGTTAAAAAGACAAATATAATGTTCAGAGAAGTCTTAATCCAGGCAGGGATCTCTTATCAGAGTACCGTGTGGAATGTTTGGGAATCTGATAATGCGCGGAGAATTCGAGTATTCTATGAGAACCTCGGGACCCATGGGAATTTTAGAAAGACAGAGAACTTAGAGATATTCTTATGACCGGTGgcagcaaaaatcccgaaagccaaaatcccgaaagccaaaatcccgaaagccaaaatcccgaattttcaaaatcttgaaagggatgaaattatatggaggaaagtgtttaaaataatttcctaagacacagaagatttccctttgcctccagcaagcgcgggtacaatcgtgggagtagctgtgacatttttaagaattcgggattttggctttcgggattttggccaattcgggattttggctttcgggattttgacgggGACCCCTTATGACATCTTCGGAAGGTGGGAAAACCATTGATGTTTTTTTCTAGggaattgaacattttttttctctggaggtTAGTTAACAATGCTAAGATAGCGGTGTACGTTGAAACATAAATTGAACTATGTATATAATAATCTATCCTGTCATTCTTCACAATTTCTCAAAATCCGCGCATTGTGAGTTGCAAGCACTCCAAGGTTTGCAAGAAGAGTCTTAACTAAGATACAAGGTTGTCTGAGTTTACTGAGGACTAGTTTTTTCTTACGAGTCATTTTCGTGTATTCTCTACTCACCAGCCCCTAAGTCCAAACCATGCAAAGAGTTAATTTTATCAGCTCTTTTGTCAATCAATGAGGAGAGAAAGAGAGGATTATAGGACTACAAAAAAGTCGCAGCGATAATTCAACAGTCTGAGTTAAATTAACATAATTAACTTTTATTCTTTCTCTCACACATCCATCTCAACTCATCAATATTACTATCATTAATTCATCACTCAATTTACTGATAAATTAACACCTTTAACTATGtgttgcttctttttttttggcacaaatattgtattttcatttgatttgcatttttaccttttttttaatttgttttgtcCAAGATGCAAAAGTATATGCGTAAGCTTAAGACGACGTTTTAAATGCATCTGCTGAGATATTGCGGATATTTTAATTAACTTGTATTCATAGAAGTTGAAAAACGAGATGAATCTTCAGaggtgaaaaattcaattcagcaattttatttatttttttttgttgtttataAACTTGCCTTAGAGATTTTATAAATTTACTCCAGACATTTCTATTGTATAACGTACATTTCAATTTAGAATACTGTTGATTAGTTCTTGTATCATTACAAAAGGAATTTTTCTATAATCTTAAGCTTAATTTGCTCACTGAAATGTATCTTATACTAATTCAAACTTCTCATTTACTTTCTTGTCAAAACCACTTCGAAATTTATTCTATCGAATAAACTGACCATCTCTTTTGATGTtgcttttatttaataataatctaGACTAGAtgcaaatttaaagatttttccattgtcttttgaattaaatatttttcaatttatattttcctAAGTTAATTGTCGCAAAAATTGGATCTAAAAATATCTTCCCTGCAACACTTTATTGAACAATTAAATTAGGAAAAAGAATATAATAGTGAACTATCTTTGATTATCAGAAAGCTCTGTAAAAACTTCCAAGTCAATATTGAGACACCTCTGTTGAttcttgagatattttgcgtttcttttacttaaaaaaaatggtaacatattctgtatttttctatatattgtaaatatttgtctTTAAGTTATAAAATTCTGCATTAACGAGCTTTGAGTATTGTTGTCATTTGTTTAATGTAGTCATAAAATGTTCAGTATTAATCTTTCACAATGCAAAGTACGCAAAATCTATTGAAATATTATTGCAAGTGTTCGAGACATTATTTTTGTACTTAAAAAAACAGAAGATTTTTTCCTATAGAAGAGAATGAAATGAAGAAATTGCCtacctttaaattttttcaagtgCCTAGTCATTCGCGCATCTTTCAACCATCACAGGGCAAGTCTAAGAAAAGTTGACACCACTTCCGAGTGGCTTCACTTCGTTGAGCCTCCCTCAGCCGAAGGGTGTCCAGGAACTGATTTTCACGTCGAGAAGTTTTTGTGGCTGGTGGCAAATGGCAATTGTTAATGCTACTATTGACTCCCTCTGGGTCCCCAGCAAAACAACCATCAAACAGCCTGCAAGACTCCACCATGAACTGCACAATGGCCCTCCGATGCAACTCAAAACCCTCTCGCTCCCCAAATGTCTCGCGCAACTCTTCCGTTAGTTGCAAATCGTATGCCGCCAGATTGAGGCAATGCAGAAGGGACTTGAACTGCTTATTGTCACTCCAGGTAAGACTTGTTGTAGCTGGAGCATTGGGAATCAATACAACAAGCAATTCGCTAGGTGTTTTGCCTACAgccactcctggtcccagaagaCAGTCGATCAGGTCACAGAGGGACGAGTAGTCGCTGTTCTCCTCGCTCTCTATCTCACCTACTTGCAGTAGCTTTCGCAGCACCACCACACGATGGTGGAAGGCACTGTAGTCACTGATATGACGCCGGATGAACTTCTCTGTGAGATAAATCTCAAAGTGCAGGAAACGCGGCTCCTGATCCAAAACCCAAAGTCGATGGCTCCAAGCATGGTAGTTGCTCGAGTTTCGATCCGCACAGCGCTCACAGAGGCTAATCTCAAACGCCAAATCTATCGATTCTCTACCTGAAAGTTAATTGTTTTTCACTTAATTATCATCATCAATCAACCAACATGACTATACTTTAgtccaatttattttattaataaaatagacaGGTAGGGAAAGGCGTGCTACTTTCgcatgactcaagcttcggacaattcacttttttatgttcttaatggatgtAACCTATGgatcttttcagaaaatttgaggcattggactagctattaaaatataatattataatgggacaaattgattgaaaatatattgaaaaaaaaagaattgttcgaagcttgagttgtttaaaggtagcgcgctttcccctacttaggaGCTTttgagtaggggaaactggtaAAACCCGATCAAATTGACCggtgtaaatttaacacatatctaaaaggtaaaaaaatgtcactatcaaattgtatgaatttcttaaaatatgcatgtaatatattttttagtgctcaaatttaaatttttagctcTTTTccgagacaaatttgttgagtatcctgtTGAGTATTTGgttttgtcatttgaccgaaaaacgaccaaaaacggtcggtaggtttagtgttaattaaaTACTGAATTTCAAAGGACGAGATCTATATGGATTTATAGGTAGTATGTAGTATATGGATCCTTCTTCCCTGAACAAATAGTCGACGTAAGTCCAAGTAGTGTAAACATAAatatcagtgtttacaactatctCGTATTTACTACTGTCCCAATTTCCCAAGTTTACTCGATGCGATTCGTTacctccaaaattcaattcacaatcgaattttcacgcagtTGTAAACACCCCGAGGTACACGCattccgaggtcacctgtaaagaatctcagccaccataagcttatctaggcttatcacttgttttatataatattttgcaatttttttgtacaaaaatggtAGATATTTTTTGGTAATAGCTTAAATTATAAAGTATACGTCTAAATACGTCTTTAATAAATAAGTTATAGGATATAGGCCATAGCATAGCTCGTCCATAACTCTTTcataaatattagaaattatgCACTAGGTTTTAAAAGACTTGTAAAAAGATAATCTATTTAATATTACTTTTAAATATACTTCAtctctcaaatattttattcattgccTGATACGCTCAACAAAAATTCTTTTGAGAATAGattaaatagaattaatttcGCTTATGtgattaaattatttcaattatcttGATTACCTCAAGGGCCTTTAGGAACATTTTCGTTCGTAATTATTCATTAGGAGAACGGGAGAACTAAAGATCACATGCTTTATTTGTTATttgattgaattgaatttgaatataaTGCTCGTAAGCTTTTTGAAAACTTATCACTTGCACTATAATGGAAAAATCGGCGGGAATACGATATATCGCGGGAAACCTACTAAATGTTACAGGAAACTTCCAAGATTAccacaaaattttaccaaaactcTTATTTTCAGCTAAAAAAATTCCCGGAACTCGTAAAAGTATTATACTCACTCTCAAACGAATACAGCCACCTCCGGTACGCAAAGGCTTCGCTGGACTTAGGTTTCTTGGAGAGAACGAGGGCAGAAAAGTGAAATTCTCGGTCCGTCTTCAATTTGCACTGGCGCACTAAATGGCGACGCATATTCCAGAACATAGCAACATCAGGATTGATCAGGATAGCTACATTCAGGTACTTCACAGAAGCAATGCTTGGATGCCTCGAACTCCTGGACTCAAGTATTACTCGATGGCAGTAATCATAGATGTGCTTCACACACCATGACTCGAGGCCAAAATTATGGTCCACGTGGATGACTGGGGACTTGTTTTGATTTGAAGGCATCGGTATGACCTCAAAGGTGGCCctgaaaacaaaacaaaaaaaatcatttgcttcGGACCATTCATGCCCGTCTTTTAGGGTGTTTTCAGGGATTGAGAATTTTAATGTATTTCTCAGGTATCTCTGGTTCTAGTGTACTTACAGGTTGGGATCTCTGGCAAAAACCACTTCAATCTCGCTGATAATCCTCTCACAAAGCGCATTGGAACTATAATCCATGTTTTGCGCTGATTTTCACGGTAAACTCTGCACTATTTTTCTGCGTGATTGTGACATTTGTAAATTACCTCTTAATACAACACACATACACGCGTTCGTATGCATACCCCTTCGTTCAGTCGATAATACAGTTCATcgtcactattttttttattttccattaaaaagCTTGCTCTTTCCTTTTTCCAATTCCATTTTATGCTGAACAGAATTGCTTGTTTTATAATTACATGACTtgatgataataaaaaaataaataaatgttttcttGATTTATATCAGTCATATCAGtaaatttttacatctaaaagaTTTCACTTACGTGCATGATGATCCATTTGGCAATCTtttaactatttaaaattttcgtcaaatttaatttaaaaaaaattacacccACTTCGACGGACCTGAACAAGTAAAAAAACATggagaataaaatttttttctcgtctttttttgaatataaaaagcttaaaatatataattgatGCATCCTATTATTTGTATAATTCTATGAAAGATAAATACTTTTATGATGAAAATGCAAACAAAATATTCCTGACAATCCCTCAAGAGACAAATTCCTGGAAGATTCCCAAGGCAGTcagttttggaaaataagaaaatcaaaatatgtCCACTTTGGGACTGGATTAGGAGAGTAGTTCTTTAATTTCTGGCTTCTCAGCTGCATCCCGGTAACTTGTGCCATCAGGAGCGGAACCTTCTTTGCTGGCACCTTGTCTCAAGAGTGTTTTCACGCAGCTCGTGTGTCCCTCCCAGATTGCCGCCAATAGGGCAGAAATACCATGCTTATCACGAGCCTGAAAGCAGATCAATTAGCCGGCTTTCTTATTCAAATACTTCCGGCTAAGCTAAACACCTACGTTGACATCAGCCCCTTTCGTAATCAAGTATTCCAGCACTTCCGTCTGTCCATAGTCGGCAGCAAAGTGAATGGGGCGCCGACCATCAATATCTTTGTTGACGTCCACACCCTAAAAAAAAGACAATCGTCACGGGAAGCCATTTCCCAGCCTTTCCGCTCCGCCACCTTCTTTTGAATTCTCAATATTACCTTCTTCTCTATAAAATCTTTCACTTGATACAAGTCTCCATTCTTCACCGCCCACACGAATTCCGACATTGTCTTATGGACAACTTACTAGTGGGGAAATATATGCGAATTGTGCGAATTCGATAAATATTGGAGAATAATCTGAGAAATATcgcaattagaaaatttcaacAAGCAAATATCCCAGCGTTCAGTGTGCAATCTGTCAAGAAttgtcaatttatttatatatctcATGAATCAGCGGTTGAGTATGCTATAGTAAGGGGTACATGGTACATCACCTACACTTACATCACAATAAGTAGaactttcaattaaaaaaacttaaagacttaaaagacttaaagacttaaaaaaattatttagattaGAATTGTTTACTATTTCGGTTTttgtaaaacttaaaaatttgtgagaaaaaaattacggaaatacCAACAAAAGTGTTCAGAATGCAGATATTTTTTTCCTAGAAAAAcgcaaaaaaacaaacaaacatgATCAGATGTTTTGGATTTcgcaaaaaatttatttaagaattcataaataaattaattaataattatattcTCATTCTACGTTTTCTACATTTCGTGTTATAACTTTTAGGATATATATATTGAATAGAATTCTATATGTTAGTTAAGTCCTAAGCTTAAAATTTGAGTAAAATGCCATTTTGAGTTGTAAAAAGAGAAAGAAGTCAAACTTCCCCTAATAATTTGTTTACACACCGGAGTCATACTGTTTACTGTTACTGTTGTATACCTTGTCCGGTTGCAACGACGGTTGTATTTgaattgtatttcttttttgcCATTTGCCAGCCATGCATACGAGAGGTAACGTCTGTTTTGTTTTACCACTAAACTAAATAAATGCAAATAGCCAATACAAAAccctttttataaaaaaaaaactagctaCGCGTTGGGCTTTCGTAGGTTGACAGCATTTTGTTCACTGGGTATTTTCACCACCGCTAGCTACTCGACTTTCGTTAAAAAAGCTTTTAACGTAAATGGCCATGAGCTTTCCATGGAAAATTGTTCAATTGTCATGCATGACAGTGTGAAAATAAAATGGCGTGA is from Phlebotomus papatasi isolate M1 chromosome 1, Ppap_2.1, whole genome shotgun sequence and encodes:
- the LOC129798761 gene encoding protein prenyltransferase alpha subunit repeat-containing protein 1, which codes for MDYSSNALCERIISEIEVVFARDPNLATFEVIPMPSNQNKSPVIHVDHNFGLESWCVKHIYDYCHRVILESRSSRHPSIASVKYLNVAILINPDVAMFWNMRRHLVRQCKLKTDREFHFSALVLSKKPKSSEAFAYRRWLYSFESRESIDLAFEISLCERCADRNSSNYHAWSHRLWVLDQEPRFLHFEIYLTEKFIRRHISDYSAFHHRVVVLRKLLQVGEIESEENSDYSSLCDLIDCLLGPGVAVGKTPSELLVVLIPNAPATTSLTWSDNKQFKSLLHCLNLAAYDLQLTEELRETFGEREGFELHRRAIVQFMVESCRLFDGCFAGDPEGVNSSINNCHLPPATKTSRRENQFLDTLRLREAQRSEATRKWCQLFLDLPCDG
- the LOC129798769 gene encoding myotrophin-like, whose product is MSEFVWAVKNGDLYQVKDFIEKKGVDVNKDIDGRRPIHFAADYGQTEVLEYLITKGADVNARDKHGISALLAAIWEGHTSCVKTLLRQGASKEGSAPDGTSYRDAAEKPEIKELLS